A genomic segment from Pseudoduganella chitinolytica encodes:
- the coq7 gene encoding 2-polyprenyl-3-methyl-6-methoxy-1,4-benzoquinone monooxygenase, with protein sequence MSSKYHNPLDRFICSADKALRVISGVASASRPTPAVHVDDAHMTDEERKHSAGLIRVDHVGEVMAQALYNSQARFAKSDTLREQFEKASREEEDHLAWTAQRLKELNSQTSVLAPLFYAGAYALGTVAAKMGDPHSLGFVVETERQVEKHLASHMQSLPANDAKSRAIVDQMRIDEIAHGKAAQDMGAADTPVPVKLAMTAMAKLMTGTTYYI encoded by the coding sequence ATGAGCTCCAAATATCACAATCCCCTGGATCGTTTCATCTGCAGCGCCGACAAGGCCTTGCGCGTCATCTCGGGCGTGGCGTCGGCCTCCCGTCCGACGCCGGCCGTCCACGTCGACGATGCCCACATGACGGACGAGGAGCGCAAGCACAGCGCGGGCCTGATCCGCGTGGACCACGTGGGCGAGGTGATGGCGCAGGCGTTGTACAACTCGCAGGCGCGATTCGCCAAGAGCGATACGCTGCGCGAGCAGTTCGAGAAGGCCAGCCGCGAGGAAGAGGACCACCTGGCGTGGACGGCGCAGCGCCTGAAGGAGCTGAACTCGCAGACCAGCGTGCTGGCACCGCTGTTCTATGCCGGCGCCTACGCGCTGGGCACCGTGGCCGCCAAGATGGGCGACCCGCACAGCCTGGGCTTCGTCGTCGAGACCGAGCGCCAGGTGGAGAAGCACCTGGCGTCGCACATGCAAAGCCTGCCGGCCAACGATGCCAAGTCGCGCGCCATCGTCGACCAGATGCGCATCGACGAGATCGCGCACGGCAAGGCCGCCCAGGACATGGGCGCGGCCGATACGCCGGTCCCCGTCAAGCTGGCGATGACGGCGATGGCCAAGCTGATGACCGGCACCACCTACTACATCTGA
- a CDS encoding ABC transporter ATP-binding protein translates to MELSIRNLSKTYANGVVALDNISLTIPSGMFGLLGPNGAGKSTLMRILATLQECDAGSVFFGELDVLDEKDEVRRQLGYLPQDFGVYPKVSAYELLDHFAVLKGLSHRNRRREIVDGLLQQTNLFDVRHQKLGTFSGGMRQRFGIAQALLGDPKLIIVDEPTAGLDPQERVRFHNLLSDIGDDRTVILSTHIVSDVADLCANMAIINKGELLVTGATQELIDDISCKIWARFVDKKDLPYFQQRHTIISTRLLSGRTLIHAYSDSDPGDGFEEAIGDLEDVYFATIAGRHVTDACD, encoded by the coding sequence ATGGAGCTAAGCATCCGCAACCTGTCCAAGACCTACGCCAACGGCGTGGTGGCCCTGGACAATATTTCGCTGACGATTCCGTCCGGCATGTTCGGCCTGCTGGGCCCGAACGGCGCCGGCAAGTCGACGCTGATGCGCATCCTGGCCACCTTGCAGGAATGCGATGCGGGTTCCGTCTTTTTCGGCGAGCTGGACGTGCTCGACGAAAAAGACGAAGTCCGCCGCCAGCTGGGCTACCTGCCACAGGATTTTGGCGTCTATCCGAAGGTCAGCGCCTACGAACTGCTGGATCACTTCGCCGTGCTGAAAGGCCTGTCGCACCGCAACCGGCGGCGCGAGATCGTCGACGGGCTGCTGCAGCAGACCAACCTGTTCGACGTGCGCCACCAGAAGCTGGGCACCTTCTCGGGCGGCATGCGCCAGCGCTTCGGCATCGCCCAGGCGCTGCTGGGCGACCCGAAACTGATCATCGTCGACGAGCCCACGGCCGGCCTCGATCCGCAGGAGCGGGTGCGCTTCCACAACCTGCTGTCCGACATCGGCGACGACCGCACCGTGATCCTGTCCACCCACATCGTCAGCGACGTGGCCGACCTGTGCGCCAACATGGCCATCATCAACAAGGGCGAGCTGCTGGTGACGGGCGCCACGCAGGAGCTGATCGACGACATCAGCTGCAAGATCTGGGCGCGCTTCGTCGACAAGAAGGACCTCCCCTACTTCCAGCAGCGCCACACGATCATCTCCACGCGCCTGCTGTCCGGGCGGACCCTGATCCATGCGTACAGCGACAGCGACCCGGGCGACGGCTTCGAGGAAGCCATCGGCGACCTGGAGGACGTGTACTTCGCCACCATCGCCGGCCGCCACGTGACCGACGCCTGCGACTGA
- a CDS encoding OsmC family protein — protein MEVKVSWNGPSGMSFRAQTGSGHMVAMDGAPEGGGHNLAPRPMEMVLLGTGGCTAYDVVLILKRGRADVRGCDVTLQAERAETEPKVFTKINFHFVVTGRDLKPEAVERAVTLSHDKYCSASIMLAKTAEITHTVEIVEV, from the coding sequence ATGGAAGTAAAAGTCAGCTGGAATGGCCCGTCGGGCATGAGTTTTCGCGCGCAGACGGGCTCCGGCCACATGGTTGCGATGGACGGCGCACCGGAAGGCGGCGGCCACAACCTGGCACCGCGGCCGATGGAGATGGTCCTGCTGGGCACGGGCGGCTGCACCGCGTACGATGTCGTGCTGATCCTGAAGCGGGGCCGGGCCGACGTGCGCGGCTGCGACGTCACGCTGCAGGCCGAACGGGCCGAGACGGAGCCGAAGGTGTTTACGAAGATTAATTTCCACTTCGTCGTCACCGGCCGCGACCTGAAGCCCGAAGCGGTGGAGCGGGCCGTCACGCTGTCGCACGACAAATACTGCTCGGCCAGCATCATGCTGGCCAAGACGGCCGAGATCACGCATACCGTCGAGATCGTCGAAGTGTGA
- the ypfJ gene encoding KPN_02809 family neutral zinc metallopeptidase: MRWEGNRESDNVEDRRGDSSGGGGGFRFGGGSLGIGGVIVALVLSYVLGVSPSTILGLMSGGGAPQQQVQTRTAPANDETTRFVRTVLADTEDVWGNLFRQQGEEYARPTLVLFSGRTPTACGTGQSATGPFYCPPDRKVYIDLDFFKLMQQRFHVSGEFAEAYVIAHEIGHHVQNLMGLSDKVHNAQQRMGEAEANALSVRLELQADCFAGVWAFHANRSRQILEQGDVETALSAATAIGDDALQRQAQGHVVPDSFTHGTSAQRVRWFRKGIDSGEIAQCDTFSARQL; the protein is encoded by the coding sequence ATGCGCTGGGAAGGCAATCGGGAAAGCGATAACGTGGAAGACCGCCGCGGTGACAGCAGCGGTGGCGGTGGCGGCTTCAGATTCGGTGGCGGCTCGCTGGGCATCGGCGGCGTCATCGTTGCGCTGGTGCTGTCCTATGTGCTGGGCGTGAGTCCCAGCACGATCCTCGGCTTGATGAGCGGTGGCGGCGCGCCGCAGCAGCAGGTGCAAACGCGCACCGCGCCGGCCAACGACGAAACCACGCGCTTCGTGCGCACGGTGCTGGCGGACACGGAAGACGTCTGGGGCAACCTGTTCCGCCAGCAGGGCGAGGAGTATGCGCGGCCGACCCTCGTGCTGTTCTCCGGGCGCACCCCCACCGCCTGCGGCACCGGCCAGTCCGCGACCGGGCCGTTCTACTGCCCACCGGACCGGAAGGTCTACATCGACCTCGACTTCTTCAAGCTGATGCAGCAGCGCTTCCACGTCAGCGGCGAGTTTGCCGAGGCCTACGTCATCGCCCACGAGATCGGCCATCACGTGCAGAACCTGATGGGCCTGTCGGACAAGGTGCACAACGCCCAGCAGCGCATGGGCGAAGCCGAGGCCAACGCGCTGTCCGTGCGGCTGGAATTGCAGGCGGACTGCTTTGCCGGCGTATGGGCCTTCCACGCCAACCGGTCGCGCCAGATCCTGGAGCAGGGCGATGTCGAGACGGCGCTGTCGGCCGCCACCGCCATCGGCGACGACGCCCTGCAACGCCAGGCCCAGGGCCACGTCGTGCCGGACTCGTTCACGCACGGCACGTCCGCACAGCGCGTGCGCTGGTTCCGCAAGGGGATCGACAGCGGCGAAATCGCGCAGTGTGATACCTTCAGCGCGCGGCAGTTGTAA
- a CDS encoding ABC transporter permease, with the protein MSARPSFLVVLLKELRETVRDRRAMAMVLLFVLLYPMLVGGVLHQQINRATKPEKEGIELTVIGAARAPTLMAQLKQKNVTIHAVETMTEDRIAALLRTQKTAAVLRLSDSYGDDYRNMRPARVELWYDSASANGRNVADIEHVVRSYGNTIAGARLLAHGVSPATLYPVQLQKYDTGSSASRSASVIGTMLGMFFIPAFFFCLSSAVDSTAGERERRSLEVLLAQPARPLDLVVGKWLAAALLSIVGLTLELCIAHGVLKWLPLEEIGMSWRLSWADLAIVCVTALSLPLFAAAIEIALAINAKTFKEAQTTASFAIMIPMVPVIVVPMMNLNTANWMYLVPVLSHQTLLRELAKGQSVGLLPFALTFGASLLLALLCVAFTVRRMKSDRYLMAI; encoded by the coding sequence ATGAGCGCGCGTCCCTCGTTCCTGGTCGTGTTGCTCAAGGAGCTGCGCGAAACCGTGCGCGACCGCCGCGCCATGGCGATGGTGCTGCTGTTCGTGCTGCTGTATCCGATGCTGGTGGGCGGCGTGCTGCACCAGCAGATCAACCGTGCCACCAAGCCGGAGAAGGAAGGCATCGAGCTGACCGTCATTGGCGCGGCGCGCGCGCCCACCTTGATGGCGCAGCTGAAGCAGAAGAACGTCACCATCCATGCCGTCGAGACCATGACGGAGGACCGCATCGCGGCCCTGCTGCGCACGCAGAAGACGGCGGCCGTGCTGCGCCTGTCCGACAGCTACGGCGACGACTACCGCAACATGCGGCCGGCCCGCGTGGAGCTGTGGTACGACTCCGCTTCCGCCAACGGCCGCAACGTCGCCGACATCGAGCACGTGGTGCGCAGCTATGGCAACACGATCGCCGGTGCGCGCCTGCTGGCGCATGGCGTGTCGCCGGCCACGCTGTATCCGGTGCAGCTGCAGAAGTACGACACGGGCAGCAGCGCGTCGCGCTCCGCTTCCGTCATCGGCACGATGCTGGGCATGTTCTTCATTCCCGCGTTCTTCTTCTGCCTCAGCAGCGCCGTCGACAGCACGGCCGGGGAGCGGGAGCGGCGTTCGCTGGAGGTGCTGCTGGCACAGCCGGCACGTCCGCTCGACCTCGTGGTGGGCAAGTGGCTGGCCGCCGCGCTGCTGTCCATCGTCGGCCTGACCCTGGAGCTGTGCATCGCGCACGGCGTGCTGAAATGGCTGCCGCTGGAGGAGATCGGCATGTCGTGGCGGCTGTCGTGGGCCGACCTTGCCATCGTCTGCGTGACGGCGCTGTCCCTGCCGCTCTTTGCCGCCGCCATCGAGATCGCGCTGGCCATCAATGCCAAGACGTTCAAGGAAGCCCAGACGACGGCCAGCTTCGCCATCATGATCCCGATGGTGCCCGTGATCGTCGTGCCGATGATGAACCTGAACACGGCCAACTGGATGTACCTGGTGCCGGTGCTGTCACACCAGACCCTGCTGCGCGAGCTGGCCAAGGGCCAGAGCGTGGGCCTGCTGCCGTTCGCGCTGACGTTCGGCGCCAGCCTGCTGCTGGCGCTGCTGTGCGTGGCCTTCACGGTGCGGCGGATGAAAAGCGACCGCTACCTGATGGCCATCTGA
- a CDS encoding alpha/beta fold hydrolase gives MRKIRRSLVATLLLAPLAALAAPSGRTCHLPGTEEALRCFTVTVPLDYRQPGKTITVHATVAPAYREAARPDPLFVLAGGPGQAGSDIVPVLDAALRRVRATRDIVLIDQRGTGLSGKLDCKSPPDIDTLTEEQLDAEARRCVAKLAAPYSQYTTDAAARDIERVRIALGYGQVNLWGGSYGTRLAQHYARLYPASVRALVLDGVASPDQVIPAGGRDAQAALETTFARCEKDAACARAFPALRNEFASLAGRLAQGPLTVTMADPRTTVVRPVQIGSRRFATTVHRALYSQSDAYSLPFLIHSAYNGRWEPFVARSNRDTDLSADGSMSGPLYLAVVCAEDFPRLTPQLLDADTRGSFLGAPQVTQLAALCPAVNVKPVAHAAPTTIAAPVLMLSGAHDPVTPPRRAEAAGKWMKAAQHLVVPNGGHIVSTLGCMPRLLREFLDQPARRVDGACLAEIPAPTFQLDSAGPQP, from the coding sequence GTGAGGAAAATTCGACGTTCGCTGGTCGCCACGTTACTGCTGGCACCGCTGGCCGCGCTGGCCGCGCCGTCTGGCCGCACCTGCCACCTCCCTGGCACAGAGGAGGCGCTGCGCTGCTTTACCGTAACGGTGCCGCTGGACTACCGCCAGCCCGGCAAGACCATTACCGTGCATGCCACCGTGGCGCCGGCGTACCGCGAGGCCGCGCGACCCGATCCCCTGTTCGTGCTGGCGGGCGGACCGGGCCAGGCCGGCAGCGATATCGTGCCCGTGCTGGATGCCGCCCTGCGCCGCGTGCGCGCCACCCGCGACATCGTGCTGATCGACCAGCGCGGCACCGGCCTGTCCGGCAAGCTCGATTGCAAGTCGCCGCCGGACATCGACACGCTGACGGAAGAACAGCTCGACGCCGAAGCCCGCCGCTGCGTCGCCAAGCTGGCCGCGCCCTACAGCCAGTACACCACCGACGCCGCGGCACGCGACATCGAACGGGTCCGCATCGCGCTGGGCTACGGCCAGGTCAACCTGTGGGGCGGCTCGTACGGCACCCGGCTGGCGCAGCACTACGCCCGCCTCTATCCGGCCAGCGTGCGCGCGCTGGTACTGGACGGCGTGGCCTCGCCCGACCAGGTCATTCCCGCCGGCGGGCGCGACGCGCAGGCCGCGCTGGAGACCACCTTCGCCCGCTGCGAGAAGGATGCCGCCTGCGCGCGCGCCTTCCCCGCGCTGCGCAACGAGTTCGCCAGCCTGGCCGGCCGCCTCGCGCAAGGCCCGCTGACGGTGACGATGGCCGATCCGCGCACGACCGTCGTGCGACCCGTGCAGATCGGCAGCCGGCGCTTTGCCACCACCGTGCACCGCGCGCTGTACTCGCAGTCGGATGCCTACAGCCTGCCCTTCCTGATCCACAGTGCCTACAACGGCCGCTGGGAGCCTTTTGTCGCCCGCAGCAACCGCGACACCGACCTGTCGGCCGACGGCAGCATGTCGGGTCCGTTGTACCTGGCCGTCGTCTGCGCCGAGGACTTCCCGCGCCTGACGCCGCAACTGCTGGACGCCGACACGCGCGGCTCGTTCCTGGGCGCGCCCCAGGTCACGCAGCTGGCGGCGCTGTGCCCGGCCGTCAACGTCAAGCCCGTTGCGCATGCCGCGCCGACGACGATCGCCGCGCCGGTGCTGATGCTGTCCGGCGCGCACGACCCCGTTACGCCACCGCGCCGTGCCGAAGCGGCCGGCAAGTGGATGAAGGCGGCGCAGCACCTGGTCGTGCCGAACGGCGGCCATATCGTCTCGACGCTGGGCTGCATGCCGCGCCTGCTGCGCGAATTCCTCGACCAGCCGGCGCGGCGCGTCGATGGCGCCTGCCTGGCCGAGATCCCCGCCCCCACCTTCCAGCTCGACAGCGCAGGACCGCAGCCATGA
- a CDS encoding IS4 family transposase — protein MHAQQIIQKFLADQCSAMHAKRRRCLADAVEAARSGGLAMMGMSKALESEVSLRYRIKRIDRLLSNAHLAKERVSIFKALAHHLLPHQERIAVIVDWSDLLPDVSQHLLRAAVVVEGRAITIYEELHPTKSYGSRQVHHRFLETLRTVLPPQSSPVIITDAGFRGTWFQMLGELGYDWIGRIRNLDTVRVEGTTKWQPCKELYPHATKVPRDLGRFEHTQSRLVKCRLTLVKKSPQGRKKLTVFGNDAGSHHSNKQRKGQSEPWLLSVSPGLSKLRAKQIVALYSCRMQIEQTFRDLKNPRWGMGIRHSQTRQPKRLAALLLIGTLLSFALWIIGIVAQSRGYRMRYGSKPKSAKTVSIVSLARQWLADVRYRRLTHSQLHEAMQELASLVLIY, from the coding sequence ATGCATGCACAGCAAATCATACAGAAGTTTTTGGCCGATCAGTGCTCCGCGATGCACGCCAAACGGCGGAGATGTTTGGCCGATGCTGTCGAAGCGGCCCGCAGCGGCGGGCTGGCAATGATGGGAATGAGCAAGGCGCTAGAAAGTGAAGTAAGCCTACGCTATCGGATCAAGCGCATCGACCGCCTTCTAAGTAACGCTCACTTGGCCAAGGAGCGGGTAAGCATCTTCAAGGCCTTGGCGCACCACCTCCTGCCGCATCAGGAGCGCATTGCAGTAATCGTCGATTGGTCTGATTTGCTGCCGGATGTAAGTCAGCATTTGCTGCGCGCCGCCGTGGTGGTGGAGGGGCGTGCGATCACGATTTATGAGGAGCTGCATCCGACCAAGTCGTATGGCAGCAGACAAGTCCATCATCGTTTCCTGGAGACTCTACGGACGGTACTGCCTCCACAAAGCAGTCCAGTGATCATCACCGACGCGGGCTTTCGGGGGACTTGGTTCCAGATGCTCGGCGAGCTCGGCTACGATTGGATCGGTAGAATTCGTAATCTCGACACCGTTCGCGTAGAAGGCACCACGAAGTGGCAGCCTTGCAAAGAGCTTTACCCTCACGCCACTAAGGTCCCACGCGATTTGGGACGGTTCGAACATACCCAATCGCGCTTGGTGAAATGCCGTCTGACTTTGGTGAAGAAGTCGCCCCAAGGGCGAAAGAAATTGACCGTCTTCGGCAATGACGCCGGCAGCCATCACAGCAACAAACAGCGTAAGGGACAATCCGAACCCTGGCTGTTGTCCGTCTCACCAGGGCTATCGAAGCTGCGTGCAAAACAGATCGTCGCCTTATACAGCTGTCGCATGCAAATCGAACAGACTTTCCGCGACCTCAAAAACCCGCGGTGGGGGATGGGGATTCGCCACAGTCAAACACGCCAACCCAAGCGTCTCGCCGCACTACTTCTTATCGGCACCTTGCTCAGCTTCGCCCTATGGATCATCGGCATCGTTGCGCAAAGTCGGGGCTATCGTATGCGCTACGGCAGCAAACCCAAATCCGCGAAAACTGTGTCGATCGTTTCCTTAGCTCGCCAATGGCTCGCCGACGTCAGGTATCGAAGGCTGACGCACAGCCAGCTCCACGAAGCTATGCAGGAGCTGGCTAGTCTAGTGCTCATCTATTAA
- a CDS encoding ABC transporter ATP-binding protein, whose translation MIDIQDVTKHFGKVQALAGASFTAQDGQVTALLGPNGAGKTTLLRLLVGLLRRDAGRIAVDGVDPDRDPMTARRSIGFLTDQFGLYEKLTTREYLRYFGELNGMGNADLGRRIDEVTELLALDDILERRSKGFSQGQRIKVALARTLLHRPRNLLLDEPSRGLDVMSTRALRRALAALRADGCCVIMATHVMQEVTSSCDDVIVIANGRTVAQGTPQSLCDRTGIANLEDAFVKLVGTDEGISA comes from the coding sequence ATGATCGACATCCAGGACGTCACCAAACACTTCGGCAAGGTGCAGGCGCTGGCCGGCGCCAGCTTTACCGCGCAAGACGGCCAGGTCACGGCGCTGCTGGGACCGAACGGCGCGGGCAAGACGACCTTGCTGCGCCTGCTCGTGGGGCTGCTGCGGCGCGATGCCGGCCGCATCGCCGTCGATGGCGTCGATCCGGACCGCGATCCGATGACGGCCAGGCGCAGCATCGGCTTCCTGACCGACCAGTTCGGGCTGTACGAAAAACTGACCACCCGCGAATACCTGCGCTACTTCGGCGAGCTCAATGGCATGGGCAACGCCGACCTGGGCCGCCGCATCGACGAGGTGACGGAGCTTTTGGCGCTGGACGACATCCTGGAGCGCCGCTCGAAAGGCTTCAGCCAGGGCCAGCGCATCAAGGTGGCGCTGGCGCGCACCTTGCTGCACCGCCCGCGCAACCTGCTGCTGGACGAACCGAGCCGCGGCCTCGACGTCATGAGCACGCGGGCGCTGCGGCGCGCGCTGGCGGCGTTGCGGGCCGACGGCTGCTGCGTCATCATGGCCACCCACGTGATGCAGGAAGTGACCAGTTCCTGCGACGACGTCATCGTCATCGCCAACGGGCGCACGGTAGCGCAAGGCACGCCGCAATCGCTGTGCGACCGCACCGGCATCGCCAACCTGGAGGACGCGTTCGTGAAACTGGTCGGCACCGACGAAGGGATTTCCGCATGA
- the rplM gene encoding 50S ribosomal protein L13 translates to MKTFSAKGHEVQRDWFVIDATDKVLGRVASEVARRLRGKHKPEFTPHVDTGDFIVVINAGKLRVTGTKATEKTYYRHSGYPGGIYETNFLKMQQRFPGRALEKAVKGMLPKGPLGYAMIKKLKVYAEGSHPHAAQQPKALEF, encoded by the coding sequence ATGAAAACTTTTTCCGCTAAGGGCCATGAAGTCCAGCGCGACTGGTTCGTGATTGACGCGACGGACAAAGTCCTCGGCCGTGTTGCCAGCGAAGTGGCACGCCGACTGCGCGGCAAGCATAAGCCAGAATTTACCCCTCACGTCGACACGGGCGATTTCATCGTCGTCATCAACGCAGGCAAACTGCGCGTGACCGGTACCAAAGCCACCGAGAAGACGTACTACCGTCACTCGGGCTACCCAGGCGGCATCTACGAAACGAACTTCCTGAAGATGCAACAGCGTTTCCCAGGCCGTGCTCTGGAAAAAGCTGTCAAGGGCATGCTGCCAAAAGGCCCGCTGGGCTACGCAATGATCAAGAAGCTGAAAGTGTACGCCGAAGGTTCGCACCCGCACGCTGCTCAGCAACCTAAAGCACTCGAATTCTAA